A single window of Penaeus chinensis breed Huanghai No. 1 chromosome 9, ASM1920278v2, whole genome shotgun sequence DNA harbors:
- the LOC125028928 gene encoding DNA-binding protein inhibitor ID-1-like: protein MKAQRCVSPVQAVMGVMEGKVGKLSAKAEATQVLMYMDRLQQLVPQCPKDRPVSRLELIQSVIDYIYDLEEELAHSSESQDQEKDDNVFEDEPSRT, encoded by the coding sequence ATGAAGGCTCAGCGTTGTGTGTCTCCCGTTCAGGCAGTTATGGGTGTTATGGAAGGAAAGGTTGGCAAGTTGTCAGCGAAGGCTGAGGCCACGCAGGTCCTCATGTACATGGACCGTCTTCAGCAGCTTGTGCCCCAGTGCCCGAAGGACCGACCTGTGTCTCGTCTGGAACTGATTCAGTCCGTCATCGATTACATCTACGACCTGGAGGAGGAACTCGCCCATTCGTCAGAGTCGCAGGACCAGGAGAAGGACGACAACGTGTTCGAGGACGAGCCCAGCAGGACCTGA